A single genomic interval of Spinacia oleracea cultivar Varoflay chromosome 6, BTI_SOV_V1, whole genome shotgun sequence harbors:
- the LOC110788347 gene encoding long-chain-alcohol oxidase FAO4A, producing the protein MSSDHNKITNQKGEHLVIDLGSIDTQSLLNEGDNKITYTNELSSWEMDSLTALCDTIIPAVDPPESATEDSVIRFYKTSASMAKTPDHLGRMLSHRMRHHVFLIRLMLFMLSTRLGTFLFGGIHSLSTGFPFFLKFSELPLHKRQQFILSMSTSWFFLYRMGFIGVKLLILLAFFTQVDEKEENPSWEAIGYCGPDPEFMKSKKHNEPNRPLGYLTPKPNHNTKAQNQAQPKTKEDLLGPLYKGVINVNNSQDILSEYLKNSGFHVSINRKNKSYQNPVMTIQCDAVVVGSGSGGGLIAGALASEGYKVLVLEKGEYFARENLSLLEGTTLDQMYEGAGILATRDLGVSILAGSTLGGGSTINWSASIRTPPHVIREWAHVHELEIFESPLYKEALDVVCEKMEVQSDINNEGFNNEVLRKGCLELGYSLVDIPRNAPADHYCGWCGLGCKDGRKKGTCETWLKDVIRSRNGAILTGCEVGKVLYERKRGRNRDTAKGVMFEHKTNNGGRGRGRYVCVVEAKTTIVACGALNTPALLRKSGMKNPNIGKNLHLHPVVMAWGYFPDTEPLSSLLSGTGEGKVWPEKEKKSYEGGIMTTMSTVVAEFNESGYGAVIQTPSLHPGLFSAIMPWTSGSSMKHRMTRFSRTAHIFALARDIGSGTISTSPFDITYNMHSIDEGNLQNGVEKMLKILAAAGAEEIGTHHRDGASINVKKVSCHEFEMFVKKESSKAIKGLAMPVASAHQMGSCKMGVDPRTSVVNQRGESWEVEGLYLADSSVFPTALGVNPMVTVQAISYCTTQSVLEYLKRKKRG; encoded by the exons ATGAGTTCGGATCACAATAAAATTACAAACCAAAAGGGAGAACATTTGGTGATAGATTTAGGAAGTATTGATACACAAAGCCTTTTGAATGAGGGAGATAATAAGATAACTTATACAAATGAATTGTCTTCTTGGGAGATGGACTCCCTTACTGCCCTTTGTGACACCATCATACCTGCCGTCGACCCACCGGAGTCGGCTACGGAGGACTCCGTCATCCGATTTTACAAAACGTCTGCCTCCATGGCTAAAACTCCTGACCAT TTGGGAAGGATGTTGAGCCACAGAATGCGGCATCATGTGTTCCTCATACGATTAATGTTGTTTATGTTGTCAACAAGGTTAGGAACCTTTTTGTTTGGAGGAATACACAGTTTGTCAACTGGTTTCCCGTTTTTCCTCAAGTTTTCAGAATTGCCACTCCATAAACGCCAACAATTTATTCTTTCAATGAGTACTAGTTGGTTCTTTCTATATCGGATGGGCTTTATCGGTGTCAAGTTGCTTATTCTATTGGCCTTCTTTACTCAG GTGGACGAGAAAGAAGAAAACCCATCTTGGGAAGCAATCGGGTATTGTGGACCAGACCCGGAATTCATGAAATCAAAAAAGCACAACGAACCAAATCGACCATTGGGTTACCTCACACCCAAACCCAATCATAATACAAAAGCCCAAAATCAGGCCCAACCGAAAACCAAAGAAGATCTCCTTGGACCACTTTACAAAGGTGTAATCAACGTAAACAACTCCCAAGATATCCTAAGTGAATATCTGAAGAACTCAGGCTTCCACGTGTCAATCAACCGTAAAAACAAAAGCTATCAAAATCCGGTAATGACTATCCAATGTGATGCAGTTGTGGTAGGTTCGGGTAGTGGTGGAGGTCTAATTGCAGGGGCTTTAGCTTCGGAAGGTTACAAAGTTTTGGttttagaaaagggagaatatTTTGCTAGGGAAAATCTATCTCTTTTAGAAGGTACAACTTTGGATCAGATGTACGAAGGTGCAGGGATATTAGCAACAAGGGATTTAGGGGTGAGTATATTAGCAGGATCAACTCTTGGGGGTGGATCAACTATTAATTGGTCCGCTTCAATACGGACCCCACCACACGTGATTCGAGAATGGGCTCACGTGCATGAACTAGAGATTTTTGAAAGTCCTTTATATAAGGAGGCTCTTGATGTGGTTTGTGAAAAGATGGAGGTACAAAGTGATATTAACAATGAAGGGTTTAATAACGAAGTGCTTAGGAAGGGTTGTTTGGAATTAGGGTATTCTTTAGTGGATATTCCCCGAAATGCCCCTGCTGATCACTATTGTGGTTGGTGTGGTCTTGGGTGTAAAGATGGGAGGAAGAAGGGTACTTGTGAGACATGGCTTAAAGATGTGATAAGGTCGAGGAATGGGGCTATACTTACAGGGTGTGAAGTTGGGAAAGTGTTGTATGAAAGAAAAAGAGGACGAAATCGAGATACTGCGAAAGGAGTCATGTTCGAGCATAAAACCAATAATGGTGGTCGTGGTCGTGGTCGTTACGTATGTGTAGTTGAGGCAAAGACAACGATAGTAGCGTGTGGTGCACTCAACACACCAGCATTGTTGAGAAAGAGTGGAATGAAGAACCCAAACATAGGAAAGAATTTGCACCTCCACCCGGTTGTGATGGCATGGGGATACTTCCCGGATACGGAGCCATTATCATCTTTGTTATCGGGTACGGGTGAGGGGAAAGTGTGGCCGGAAAAGGAGAAAAAGAGTTACGAAGGTGGTATAATGACAACCATGTCAACGGTGGTAGCAGAGTTTAACGAGTCGGGTTATGGTGCCGTGATTCAAACTCCATCGTTACATCCTGGGTTATTCTCGGCCATAATGCCGTGGACTTCCGGGTCAAGTATGAAACATAGAATGACAAGATTTTCTCGAACCGCCCATATCTTTGCCCTTGCCCGTGATATTGGGTCGGGTACCATTTCCACTTCTCCTTTCGATATTACTTACAATATGCACTCAATAGACGAAGGTAATCTACAAAATGGTGTTGAGAAGATGTTGAAGATACTAGCGGCGGCGGGGGCGGAGGAGATCGGCACCCACCACCGTGATGGGGCAAGCATAAACGTGAAGAAAGTTAGTTGTCATGAGTTTGAGATGTTTGTAAAGAAAGAGAGTTCAAAGGCTATAAAAGGTCTTGCTATGCCAGTTGCATCTGCCCATCAAATGGGGAGTTGTAAAATGGGGGTTGACCCAAGGACATCGGTGGTTAACCAAAGGGGAGAAAGTTGGGAAGTTGAGGGGCTTTATTTAGCTGATTCTAGTGTGTTTCCTACAGCTTTGGGTGTAAATCCTATGGTCACTGTCCAAGCAATTTCTTATTGTACGACTCAGTCAGTTCTTGAGTAtctcaaaaggaaaaaaagaggGTGA
- the LOC110788301 gene encoding protein MODIFYING WALL LIGNIN-1 produces MEKTQLFTYTLTLCTVLSLAVLAFVFCILAEFKKSKVEDVKVDGKLCELPENEAFWLGTAALICFTIAQIIGNSIFFVGYWSDSKERRSCCQFKRPTVAIILLIISWINFGISITLISTATSMNRRQSYGKGWLNGECYIVKDGIFVGASILILVTLGCTLASAVATLRKRYQVLAVEKGKNNGFPTDQRVIL; encoded by the exons ATGGAAAAAACACAGCTTTTCACATATACATTAACATTATGTACTGTACTATCTCTTGCTGTTCTTGCATTCGTCTTTTGCATCCTTGCCGAGTTCAAGAAGTCCAAG GTAGAGGATGTGAAAGTAGATGGGAAATTGTGTGAATTGCCAGAAAATGAAGCGTTTTGGCTAGGAACTGCAGCTTTGATATGTTTTACTATTGCTCAAATCATAGGAAACTCCATTTTTTTTGTAGGATATTGGTCAGATTCAAAGGAAAGAAGATCATGTTGTCAATTTAAAAGGCCAACTGTTGCTATCATACTCTTAATAATTTCCTG GATCAACTTTGGAATTTCAATAACATTAATAAGCACAGCAACAAGCATGAATAGAAGGCAATCTTATGGAAAAGGATGGCTAAATGGGGAATGTTATATAGTTAAAGATGGGATTTTTGTTGGTGCATCAATTTTAATTCTTGTTACCTTAGGATGCACTTTAGCTTCTGCAGTTGCTACATTAAGGAAACGATATCAAGTTTTAGCCGttgaaaaggggaaaaacaATGGATTCCCAACCGATCAACGTGTAATTTTGTAA